One part of the Pandoraea faecigallinarum genome encodes these proteins:
- a CDS encoding AMP-binding protein, whose protein sequence is MSMSNVARVAPVNAQTTASSEQASHPYTQYFPQRAEGDRLDVVPLLMAGLHAASTKPVVVFEGEAIDRAGMAARVGAMQAWLAAQGLVPGDRVAVMLGNSAAQVALIYALMLSGLVWVPVNTRLKGDGIEYLLGHARPKLLIAEPSFDEVLDAGVALAAQQPGHHGPSVVRRQLSEVLTQAAAYAGARPVAADVTPASVLCIIYTSGTTGAPKGVLFTHRMMRIASEAALRVANAGDGDRLFLWEPLCHIGGAQMLLLPFLADLEMHVVERFSASRFWQQCEQAQATHLHYLGGILDILMQLPRDAQPKTNSLRVAWGAGVSASAWEATRERLGCALRECYGMTECSSFATLNDADRPGSIGHALPWLTLELLDDDGRRVADGEPGEIVLSSDVEGVFLPGYLDNPEATAKALRDGKLYTGDSARRSADGSLVFIGRRTDSMRVRGENVSAWEIERVFARHPAVAACAAIGVASEIGEQDVMLYVQFRDEAVDWPTLSRWASERLASYQRPRYYRETARFETTPSERIRKHLLSRDTAGAWESGSAK, encoded by the coding sequence ATGTCCATGTCTAACGTTGCCCGAGTTGCGCCGGTGAATGCGCAGACGACTGCTTCTTCGGAACAGGCTTCACATCCTTACACGCAATACTTCCCGCAGCGGGCCGAGGGCGACCGGCTCGATGTCGTGCCCCTGCTGATGGCGGGGCTTCACGCCGCGTCGACGAAACCCGTCGTGGTCTTCGAAGGCGAGGCAATCGACCGCGCCGGGATGGCCGCACGCGTGGGCGCCATGCAGGCGTGGCTGGCCGCCCAGGGGCTGGTGCCCGGTGACCGTGTTGCCGTCATGCTCGGCAATAGCGCGGCGCAGGTGGCGCTGATCTATGCGCTGATGCTGTCCGGACTCGTGTGGGTGCCGGTCAATACGCGGCTCAAGGGCGACGGCATTGAATATCTGCTCGGTCATGCCAGACCGAAGCTGCTCATCGCGGAGCCGTCGTTCGACGAGGTGCTCGATGCCGGTGTTGCGCTGGCGGCGCAGCAGCCGGGGCATCACGGCCCGAGCGTCGTGCGGCGCCAGCTGTCCGAGGTCCTGACGCAGGCCGCTGCATACGCGGGGGCCCGGCCCGTGGCTGCCGACGTCACGCCGGCGTCGGTCCTGTGCATCATCTATACGTCGGGCACGACCGGTGCGCCGAAGGGCGTGTTGTTCACGCATCGCATGATGCGCATTGCGAGCGAGGCGGCATTGCGCGTGGCGAACGCCGGCGATGGCGACCGGCTGTTTCTGTGGGAGCCGCTGTGCCATATCGGCGGTGCGCAGATGTTGCTGCTGCCGTTTCTGGCGGACCTCGAAATGCATGTCGTCGAACGCTTCTCCGCCAGCCGCTTCTGGCAGCAGTGCGAGCAGGCGCAGGCAACGCACCTGCATTACCTCGGGGGCATTCTCGACATCCTCATGCAATTGCCGCGAGATGCGCAGCCCAAAACGAATTCGCTGCGTGTCGCATGGGGCGCGGGCGTGTCGGCCAGCGCCTGGGAGGCAACGCGCGAGCGCCTGGGATGCGCGTTGCGCGAGTGCTACGGCATGACGGAATGTTCGAGCTTCGCGACCTTGAACGACGCTGACCGGCCGGGTTCCATCGGGCACGCACTGCCCTGGCTGACGCTGGAATTGCTCGACGACGACGGCCGACGCGTGGCGGATGGAGAGCCCGGCGAAATCGTCTTGTCGAGCGATGTCGAAGGGGTCTTCCTGCCGGGCTATCTCGACAATCCGGAGGCCACGGCCAAGGCGTTGCGCGACGGCAAACTTTACACAGGCGACAGCGCACGGCGCAGCGCCGACGGCAGTCTCGTTTTCATCGGCCGTCGCACGGACAGCATGCGGGTGCGCGGCGAGAACGTGTCGGCGTGGGAGATCGAGCGGGTGTTCGCGCGGCATCCCGCGGTGGCGGCGTGTGCGGCCATCGGCGTGGCAAGCGAGATCGGCGAGCAGGACGTCATGCTGTACGTGCAGTTCCGCGACGAAGCCGTCGACTGGCCCACGCTGTCCCGATGGGCGTCCGAGCGGCTCGCCAGCTACCAGCGGCCACGCTACTATCGCGAGACGGCACGGTTCGAGACGACACCGTCCGAACGTATCCGGAAGCACTTGTTGTCTCGCGACACGGCGGGCGCCTGGGAGTCCGGCTCGGCAAAATGA
- a CDS encoding IclR family transcriptional regulator, protein MQAAQASSASAASTESTLYVNSVEKAMKVLTAFDGSKRHLSLSEIASATGFDISAAQRFTFTLSALGYLLKDPQSKKYELSPKLLDFTYHYLVSNELVSRAAPYLQQLAAETEEATNLTVRLDTDIVFVLRIVSRSVFNANVIVGSRLPAYCTAPGLAMLATLDDTEIDDILARTNLVQFTPATVSQPRKIKERLARIRKQGYSHTEDEFFMGDISTAAAVVNQDGRAIGAINIAVPRVRWNAERDERRFADLVIQTAGALSARRRQEM, encoded by the coding sequence ATGCAGGCGGCGCAGGCATCGAGCGCGTCTGCGGCTTCGACCGAATCCACGCTCTACGTCAACTCCGTCGAAAAGGCGATGAAAGTGCTGACCGCATTCGACGGCTCGAAGCGGCATCTGTCGCTCTCCGAGATCGCGTCGGCCACGGGGTTCGACATCAGCGCGGCGCAGCGCTTCACGTTCACGCTCTCGGCGCTGGGCTATCTGCTCAAGGATCCGCAGAGCAAGAAGTACGAACTCTCGCCGAAACTGCTCGACTTCACGTATCACTATCTCGTCTCGAACGAGCTGGTCAGCCGCGCCGCACCGTATCTTCAGCAACTGGCGGCCGAAACCGAGGAGGCGACGAACCTGACGGTGCGTCTCGATACCGACATCGTTTTCGTGCTGCGTATCGTGAGTCGTAGCGTGTTCAATGCGAACGTCATCGTCGGCTCGCGGCTGCCGGCGTACTGCACGGCTCCCGGGCTGGCCATGCTCGCCACGCTCGACGATACGGAGATCGACGACATTCTCGCGCGCACCAACCTCGTCCAGTTCACGCCCGCGACCGTCTCGCAACCGCGAAAAATCAAGGAACGGCTTGCTCGCATCCGCAAGCAGGGGTACTCGCACACCGAAGACGAGTTCTTCATGGGCGACATTTCCACCGCCGCGGCGGTCGTGAATCAGGACGGCAGGGCCATCGGCGCGATCAACATTGCCGTGCCGCGCGTTCGATGGAACGCCGAGCGCGACGAGCGGCGCTTCGCCGATCTGGTTATTCAGACCGCCGGCGCCTTGTCCGCACGGCGCCGGCAGGAGATGTGA
- a CDS encoding GGDEF domain-containing protein yields MALGLSLPALDLPTLQFVTFLLSIATGILFMLDALRRDEAESPRWWSLAFLLATFSPVLYLLAARSTRLAVLYPLGNAVATLAFAMVWSGARRFYGRGVQWVAVFGGPAVLLWGTWLFARPLDAWSGGVLFFSLLAFYSLMAGKEFWQASGLRLPSAIVLAVVAVLHGSFYTARAVALVWLGPADAQFLAWFGPQVSTTEMLVLIVVASFLMVSLGKERSEIALHRAATRDGLTQAFNRPEFTRLAREQLRRHGAARTPVALLLLDLDHFKRINDTYGHPFGDTVLVLFARTASRQLRSDDIFGRYGGEEFALFLPGVGANEAQAIAERVRAAFERAAHRVQGEAVAATVSIGIACDERSRGELSSLVQRADRALYQAKAAGRNRCVRYTPDPIMPEADPYADTPAAPLRSAAGG; encoded by the coding sequence ATGGCTCTTGGTTTGTCGCTACCGGCGTTGGACCTGCCGACATTACAGTTCGTGACCTTCCTGTTGAGCATTGCGACAGGCATTCTGTTCATGCTCGACGCCTTGCGGCGCGACGAAGCCGAATCTCCCAGATGGTGGAGTCTCGCTTTTCTGCTCGCCACCTTTTCCCCCGTACTCTATCTGCTCGCCGCCCGCAGCACCCGGCTTGCCGTGCTGTATCCGCTGGGCAATGCCGTCGCAACGCTCGCGTTTGCCATGGTGTGGAGCGGTGCGCGGCGTTTCTATGGCCGCGGCGTGCAATGGGTCGCCGTATTCGGTGGTCCGGCCGTGCTGCTTTGGGGGACGTGGCTGTTCGCCCGGCCGCTGGACGCATGGAGCGGCGGCGTGCTGTTCTTCTCGCTGCTCGCGTTCTATAGCCTCATGGCGGGCAAGGAGTTCTGGCAGGCCTCGGGGCTGCGGCTGCCGAGCGCCATCGTGCTGGCGGTCGTTGCGGTGTTGCACGGGTCCTTTTATACCGCCCGGGCGGTCGCACTCGTCTGGCTCGGTCCGGCCGACGCGCAGTTCCTCGCTTGGTTCGGACCGCAGGTCTCCACGACGGAAATGCTGGTGTTGATCGTCGTGGCGAGTTTCCTGATGGTGTCGCTCGGCAAGGAGCGCTCCGAGATTGCACTTCACCGCGCCGCCACCCGCGACGGACTGACACAGGCGTTCAACCGGCCGGAGTTCACCCGTCTGGCGCGTGAGCAATTGCGACGTCACGGCGCCGCGCGCACGCCGGTGGCATTGCTTTTGCTGGACCTCGATCACTTCAAGCGCATCAACGACACCTACGGGCATCCTTTCGGCGACACGGTGCTGGTGTTGTTCGCGCGCACGGCTTCGCGGCAATTGCGCTCGGACGACATCTTCGGACGATACGGCGGCGAGGAGTTCGCGCTGTTCCTGCCGGGCGTGGGCGCCAACGAGGCGCAGGCCATTGCGGAGCGCGTGCGCGCGGCGTTCGAGCGCGCAGCGCATAGGGTGCAGGGGGAAGCCGTGGCCGCGACGGTGAGTATCGGCATCGCCTGCGATGAACGGTCGCGCGGTGAGTTGTCGTCGCTCGTGCAACGCGCGGACCGGGCGCTTTATCAGGCGAAGGCCGCCGGGCGAAATCGCTGTGTGCGCTACACGCCCGACCCGATCATGCCGGAGGCCGACCCGTACGCCGACACGCCGGCGGCGCCGTTGCGTAGCGCGGCAGGCGGGTGA